CGCGTCCCTGACCGCCCTGCCAAGGACGATGTGCGAGGCCCCCCTCCTTATCGCCTCCTGCGGTGTGATCGTCCGTTTCTGGTCGTCCTTCCTGTCTTCGACCCTCACCCCGGGTGTGATGATGAGGAAGTCCCTGCCGCAGGTCTCCCTGATCATCTCGATCTCGCTTCCCCCCGCTACGACGCCGTCGAGCCCGGCCTCCTTCGCGAGAAGCGCCAGCCTTTTTGTCAGTTCGATGACGGGCATGTCGAAGCCGACCCTTTTCAGTTCCGCGTCATCGAGACTCGTGAGGACCGTTACCCCTATGATCCTGGGACGCGCGAGGCCGGGGTTCTTGCCCGCCTCGACGAGGGCCCGCTTGGCCTCGCTCATCATGGCGAATCCCCCCGAGGCATGGACGTTCAGGATGTCGACCCCGAGCTTCGCCGCCTCGACGGAAGCCTTGGCCACGGTATTGGGGATGTCGTGATACTTGAGGTCGAGAAAGACCTTCGAGTTCTTCAGCTTTATGTAGTCGACTATCTTCGGTCCACATTGCGTAAAGAGCTGCTTGCCCACCTTGAACATGCCCACGTGGTCCTTGAACTCCATGACAAGCTGCTGCGCTTCCTCGAAACGGTCTACATCGAGAGCAAAGATCATTTTTTCCCTGGGGTCCATCGCACTCTCCATCATTATTGTGACTTCTCGCGGTTAACGATTGACAAAGCATTTCACGGCAATTAAGAATAACTGCGTGGAACGTGAACGCCTGTCAGATATCCTGCTCCTCAGTGTCTCTGTTATCTGGGGTGTGAATCTCGTGGCCGTCAAGTATCTTCTGGGCGACCTGTCCCCGGTGAACCTCATACTGGTGCGGTTCATCACGGGGAGCCTTCTTCTATTTCTTTTACTCTTTTTTCTCGAAGATGTAAAGGTGCCTCCCCGGGACATGTGGAGGCTCACACTGCTCGGGGCGGTGGGTGTCGCTGTCTACCAGTTCGTTTTCACCTTTGCCCTGAAATACACCTCCGCCGTCAACGTGGGGATCCTTATAAACATGTCCCCCATCTACGGGGGTTTCCTGAGCAGTCTTTTCGGCTACGAGAGATTCATGAAGAAGAGGATCCTCGCCATTGTCACCGGATTTGCGGGCGTCTACATTCTCATGACGAAGGGTGACTGGAACGTCTTCATGCGGGGCGATGTTGCCGGGAACGTTCTCGCGCTTTTCGCGAGCTTCCTCTGGGCCCTTTACACCATACTGTCGAAGCCGCTTCTCGAAAGGCACTCCCCGTTGAAGGTGACGGCGTGGAGCATGACGGCCGGCTCCGTTATCCTCGCGTTCTTCGTGCCGTCCTTCTTCGACGCGGGCGAACTCGGGCGTCTTTCCATGACGGGTTGGCTTATCATCGTTTTCTCCATCGTTCTCTCGACCGTTGTCGCCTTTTTCCTCTGGTACCGGGGGGTCGCACGGATAGGCGTCTCCCGCACCATGATCTACCAATATTGCGTTCCCGTCTTTACGGCGCTCACGGCCTACTTCGTTCTCGACGAGACCCTCCATTTCTCCCAGCTTATCGGGGGAATGATCATTTTTGTGAGCGTCTATCTGGCGAGAAGATAAGGAAGGGACAATAACCCACACCTGTGCACAGGAAGCCTGCGGCAACGGACATGCTGACCCTGCGGAGCAATCCCGGGAAACAAGAATGACCAATGATCAAATTCCAATGACCAATGAAAAAGATAATGACCAATTTACCAATTCAATAGTCTATCCCCAGAACGGCTCCTTTGCCGCTCCGGTAAGCGTGGCGGACCTCTTTCATGTCGGTGATCGTGTCGGCGATGTCAATGAGATCGGGGGGCATGTTTCGGCCGGTGAGGACCACGTGGAGGCCGGCCCTTCTGCTGCTCAGCGATCGAACGATCTGCCCCGCGGGGATGAGGCCGTGGTTGACGGCATGGGATATCTCGTCGAGGACAACGATGTCGGCGCTGCCGGAGGAGAGTTCCTCTTCGACGGCCCGCCAACCCTTTTCGGCGGCCTTGCGATGGGGTGCCGGATCGTCACCTTCCCTCAAGAACCCGGCGCCGAAGGCGTGGACCTCGATAAGGGGGATGGTGTCCTTGTCGAGCATCTGCTCTCCCGATCTCTCCCGGCCTTTCATGAACTGGAAGATGGCCGTCCTTTGCCTCCGGCCGAGCGCGCGAAGTGCTATGCCGAGTGCCGCCGTGGTCTTCCCCTTCCCATCGCCGGTAAAGACGATAATAAGTCCTTCTTTGTCGGCCATACCAGTTAATACCATTATTATAAGGACCGTTGCAACCGCTTGAGCCGCTCGAACAGTTTGAACGCAAAAAACAAACAAGAAACGTCGTGCTTATGGAAGGGCATACAATCCTCCCCACGAAAGGCGAACTCCTGACCGTTCCAACGGTTCTAACGATTCTAACGGCTCTAACGGTCTTCGTCACCCCTTTATGGATCCGAGAGGTACGATCTTTGCCACGAGCCGGGAGATCCCGGCCCTGTGGACTACCTGAACCACTTTCGATACGTCCTTGTAGGCCTCGGGCATCTCCTCCGCGAGTGTTGCCTTGCTGGCTGCCCTCACGCAGACACCGCGCTCTTCCATTTCCCTGATGATCGATCGCCCCCTGGCGGATCTCAGGGCCGCGCTCCTGCTCATGATCCTGCCCGCGCCGTGACAGGTGCTTCCAAAGGTCTCGTCCATGGCCCGCTCAGTTCCCGCCAGCACATAGGAGGCCCTGCCCATGTCGCCGGGAACGAGAACAGGTTGCCCCACCTCCCGGTACCTGTCGGGGACGAGGCGGTGGTGAGGGGGGAAGGCCCTCGTGGCACCTTTGCGGTGCACACAGAGCGGTACGTCTGTGCCCTCCACCCGGTGCGTTTCCTTCTTGGCGATGTTGTGGCACACGTCGTAGACGAGTGTGAGGCCAAGCGAAGAGGCACTCGCGGCGAATACCTCTTCGAACGTCTCGCGGACCCAGTGGGTAATGAGCTGCCGGTTCGCGAAGGCGTAGTTCGCGGCTGCGGCCATGGCCGAAAAGTAGCGGCGACCCTCCGGGGAGGTGAGCGGGGCGCAGCACAGCTGCCTGTCGACGAGGTCTATGCCGTATTTCGCGGTGGCGGACAGCATCTGCCGTATGGATTCATCGCAGACCTGGTAACCGAGACCTCGCGACCCGGTGTGGACCATGATGGTGACCTGGTCATGGGTAAGGCCGAAGGCCCGGGCCGCCTCTTCATCGAATATCTCCGCGACATAGCCCACTTCCACGAAATGGTTCCCGCTGCCGACAGTGCCGAGCTGGTCTTTTCCCCGTTCGTAGGCCCTGTCGGAAACAGCGTCCGGATCGGCGTCATCGAGGCAGCCCTGGTCCTCGATGTGATCGATATCCGACTGTGTGCCGAAACCGTTCGTTATCGCCCATCGTGCTCCCTTTTCGAGAACACCCCTGAGTTCACCGTGAGACAGCTTCAGGTCCTTGCGGCGGGAGCCGAGACCGCTCGGGACATTCCGAAAGAGGCCTTCCACGATGTCCGGCAGCCTGTGCCTCACATCCTTCGCGCTCAGCACGGAGCGCACGAGGCGGACCCCTCAGTTGATGTCGTAGCCGACACCGCCGGGAGAAATGACCCCCTCATCGACATCGAAAGCCGCCACCCCGCCTATGGGAAAGCCGTAGCCCCAATGGATGTCGGGCACGGCAAGAGAGGCCCTGACGATCCCGGGAAGGGTGGCCACGTTCCGAACCTGCTCGACGCTTTCATTGGTACCGAGATATCCGAGCAATTCCTCATCGATATAGACGATGCCGTCAACCCGCATAGCGCCGGTTCTCCTGACGATATAACGGTTCTCATCGAGCTTCTCGAGCTTCACTTTTTCTTCGCTCATACCCCACCCCCCGAGAAGAAGGTTCCAGGTTCAATGTTCCAGGTTCCAGGGAAAAAACAGGACGCCGGGTCTTCCGGCCTGAAACGTGAAACTTGGAACCTGAAACTGGTCTTTATACGTCTATAATAATGGTAGCCTTGAATCTCCCTGCTGTTTCGGTTATGGCGAACTTGTGGTAGGTGACCGCTTTTAATTCCACTTCGATGCTGTGCCTGTCCTCGTCGAAGGGCTCACCTTTGATAAGGGCGGCGAGGCCTTCTCTCTCAAAGGAGACGGTCACTTCGGCGGGGATGAATCTCTCCACATCCCAGACAAAGAGGAGCTCGTTGAGGAAATTGATGAGGAGCTCCCCGTTGCCCGGGACGGTTATCCTTTTTTCAAGCGCCGGTCTGACCTTCCCGGGATCGATAATGAGGGAAAGCATCGCCCGTGCGGCGTTTTCGAAGAGCTCTTCCCGTGAGGCCCCGTAGACCTCGAGACGGACGTCGGCGTCATGATCGAGGACCTTGAAGGACTCCACGGAGGTCTCCCCACTATCTCTTCGGCCTTTCCGTTCGGATCACCTCTTTTATGCTGCGGGTGATCGTGAGTGCATTGTCGAGCGGTCTCTGCCAGATATTGCGACCGAAGATGAAGCCCGAACCGCCTGCGCGGATGCATAAGCTTGCCTTGGCAAGGAGGTCTTCATCGGAGACCATCTCGCCGCCGGCAAAGATCACGGGAACGCCGCCGGTCGTGCTTATCACCCTCTTGATCGCCTCCAGTTGGTCCGTCTCGAAGTCACGGTACGGGGCCGGCACGGCGGAATTCTTCTTCGGGTTCGGGACGTTCACCTTGATCATGTCGGCGCCGAGCTCGGCAGCGACGCGGGCGGCATATTCAACGGCATAAAGGCTGTTCTTGCCGCCTTTCGCCTCTATCTCTTGCCCTCTGGGGTAGGACCAGACGATGACGGGAAGACCTGCCCTGTGGGCCTCTTCACGGACGTAGGTGAACTGCTCGATGTCCTCATCCTGTCTCGGTGAGCCGATGTACAGCGTGTAGCCCACGGCGATCGCCGACAGCTGGAGCGCCTCGTCTATGGTGGCGG
The DNA window shown above is from Syntrophorhabdus sp. and carries:
- the pyrF gene encoding orotidine-5'-phosphate decarboxylase — protein: MMESAMDPREKMIFALDVDRFEEAQQLVMEFKDHVGMFKVGKQLFTQCGPKIVDYIKLKNSKVFLDLKYHDIPNTVAKASVEAAKLGVDILNVHASGGFAMMSEAKRALVEAGKNPGLARPRIIGVTVLTSLDDAELKRVGFDMPVIELTKRLALLAKEAGLDGVVAGGSEIEMIRETCGRDFLIITPGVRVEDRKDDQKRTITPQEAIRRGASHIVLGRAVRDAADPKALLRKITGDIRDALSV
- a CDS encoding EamA family transporter, producing MERERLSDILLLSVSVIWGVNLVAVKYLLGDLSPVNLILVRFITGSLLLFLLLFFLEDVKVPPRDMWRLTLLGAVGVAVYQFVFTFALKYTSAVNVGILINMSPIYGGFLSSLFGYERFMKKRILAIVTGFAGVYILMTKGDWNVFMRGDVAGNVLALFASFLWALYTILSKPLLERHSPLKVTAWSMTAGSVILAFFVPSFFDAGELGRLSMTGWLIIVFSIVLSTVVAFFLWYRGVARIGVSRTMIYQYCVPVFTALTAYFVLDETLHFSQLIGGMIIFVSVYLARR
- a CDS encoding cob(I)yrinic acid a,c-diamide adenosyltransferase encodes the protein MADKEGLIIVFTGDGKGKTTAALGIALRALGRRQRTAIFQFMKGRERSGEQMLDKDTIPLIEVHAFGAGFLREGDDPAPHRKAAEKGWRAVEEELSSGSADIVVLDEISHAVNHGLIPAGQIVRSLSSRRAGLHVVLTGRNMPPDLIDIADTITDMKEVRHAYRSGKGAVLGIDY
- a CDS encoding archease, with translation MESFKVLDHDADVRLEVYGASREELFENAARAMLSLIIDPGKVRPALEKRITVPGNGELLINFLNELLFVWDVERFIPAEVTVSFEREGLAALIKGEPFDEDRHSIEVELKAVTYHKFAITETAGRFKATIIIDV
- a CDS encoding fructose-bisphosphate aldolase; protein product: MEPKDVRLQGLFQTYGKTIILPYDQGLEHGPRDFFNARYAEDPLHIIEIAKKGRYNAVALHIGNARRYFKDMYNQVPLVLKVNGKTEIPSDDEPLSPITATIDEALQLSAIAVGYTLYIGSPRQDEDIEQFTYVREEAHRAGLPVIVWSYPRGQEIEAKGGKNSLYAVEYAARVAAELGADMIKVNVPNPKKNSAVPAPYRDFETDQLEAIKRVISTTGGVPVIFAGGEMVSDEDLLAKASLCIRAGGSGFIFGRNIWQRPLDNALTITRSIKEVIRTERPKR